The genomic DNA CCCAATTAAGCGGCCTCTCCGAAGAAGATTCTATGGCCAAAATGGATCGAGATTTTATCTCTGCCCTGAAAGTTGGGATGCCGCCAGCTGGTGGTCTCGGGATTGGAATAGATCGTTTAGTCATGTTACTGACGAACAGTCAGTCCATCCGCGATATTATTTTCTTCCCGCTTCTTCGTCCGGAAGTCGTTTCTACTGAAGGAGATACGGAGAAGTGACAGGGTGGGGGGATCAGGTAAACACGAAAACAATGGGAAGAGAACTCGACGTAACCTCTTGTGCTGTTTAGAAATCGGTAAATTTTACAATTTGACTTATTGACCAGCTACAAACCTGCTCGTAGGATGTCAACCGAGAAAATAACTTTGTCGACGTTCGCCAGAGTTAGGGTGTTTAACCGCAGAGGTTCTCTTCTCACTTGCCTTCCCTTTAAGGTCACTGAAATGCTGGTTCTCTCGAGGAAGAAAAACGAGAGCATTGTGATTGATGAAAACATCGTCATCACCGTGGTTGAAATCCGCGGGGACAAAGTCCGCCTCGGAATTCAAGCGCCACGAGAAGTGCCGATCCATCGTCAAGAGATTTTTGAAAGTCTGATTAAACGAGGCCATCTTGAAGAAATGGATCAGCCACGAGAACAGACGCAGCAAAAATCTCCTGATAACGACGTCGATGCTCCGATTGAAAATGAATCAACAACTTAATTCGTAGCCAGTCCTGAATTATCTTTCGAATAGGTGTTCAGGTTCTGCCTCGTGGCGAACAGCAATTTGATGAGAGAAGCACGTTCTTCACGGGGACTCGGCAGGGCAAGTTGCTCTGGCATCGCACTCGATGCAGTTCGTACTGTTTGAACAATTTGATATTTACTCCACTTGCTTTATGAATTTGTATGTGGCTCTTTGAGTCATTGGAAATAGCACCTGTAACGGGTGCTTTTTTTATGCCCTGGTTGAATTCTCGCTTCTGAGGGAATTTGTGGCGTGGGGCAGCTTATCGACTCGGTTTCATCAGCTTGAAAACGATCGACAAGGGACGTTCCTGGTAAGTTTCCAGAACCTGCCGATTGGGGGCAAGGTGATACTGGTCTGGAGTGATTCGTGGTTCGCGTAATTCTTCAACGCGAAATCCTGCTGTTCGAAACGCTTTCCAGTAGTCTTCAACTGGTCGATGGAACCAGATGAAATCGCTTTTGAAATGTTTCCAGGGAGGGTCTTTCTGTTGAGACTGCTCGTAATAAGAGTGCTTCCAGTGATAAGAGACCGTGCCATCCGGATGAACGTCGGCGACTCCTTGAGGAAAGCAGGGGTGTGAGACAACAACGACTGCTATCCCAGCTGGACGAAGAGCGCGATACATCGCCTGAACCGCTTCCGAAAGGTTCGGCGTGTCCATGAGGACATAGTTTGAGACAACCAAGTCCATATCTCCATCTTCGATCGTTGACAATGATTGACAATCATCGACACGAAAATCGAGGTCGGGATAGTGATGTCTGGCCGTTCGAATCATCTCGGGTGAGAGATCAACTCCAATGACGTCCGCTCCCATTTCCGTGAGCCTGTTCGAGAGGTAACCTGTCCCGCAACCGGCATCCAAAATGTCTCGATTTCTCACTCGTCCAAGTAACTCGAACAACACTGGGTCTGAATTGAGACGCCGGTTCCAATCCCCCTGATCTCCGACCTGCTTCTGCCAGTCATCAGCTTTGGAATCCCAGGATTTTCGAACGTCATTCAGCGAATCCGTCACGGCTTGTTGACCTCAATAGAGCAATGTGAAAAATGAAAGACGCGTTCTGTCTCGTTGCGAGCTGTCTAGAACCAGTCCGGAAACTTGTGGAATGATGACTTTTCTCAGTGCTTGAAAGCACAAGTTCAGGTTTCAGGATTAGTTCTAAGAAGTCGTGAAAGTGATTTGCACGGGCATAGTCACGGGCACAGTAAAGGGGCGAGCCAGTCCGGTAACCGTTGGGAAGGTTATTTTCCTCTGTGCTTTATAGAGAAATCTCAGGTCTCAGGTCTCAGGATCAGGTCTAAAGTCTTGTGGCTGGTCGTGCAGCTTCCCAAGTGTTGCGCTGATCGAGAAGTTGATCCAATATCGCTCGCTGTTCGTCAGAGATTTTCGGGAATCCTTGAGTCGTCCGTTCCTGCCCAAAGGTTTCTCTCATCGCGTTGTGCATCAGGTAGCGACCGGTTTCATTTTTCATGTGAATGGCATCCCGGTAAATATCTGTCACCGCATCAAAGGGGGCGTCGTCAGTTTTGATTAAACTCTCCAGTTCAATCAGCATCCGCATGCAGTGCGTCGTTCGAAATTCCGTGTCCGGAAATGCCTTGCGAAGTTGAGCGAGCAGTTCGTTGAAGTACGCTGGACTGTGCGTCAACTTGCCGTCTGGGGAATCGTCTTGATGTTCCTCCAACAGCGATGCACTCTTGGCCCACCCGGTATGGATGATGATGGTCGCCTGCGGTTGGAGCTCGATCCATTTCGAAATCGTCTCCAGATCCTCTTGAACTGTTGTTCCATAGTGCGGCTGAAATGAGATGAGATCGAATTTCGTCTGCTTGAGTGCAGTTGGCCACAACGTCGATGTCTTCACGCAAGGTTCTTCAGGGTGCTCGAAAATATACTTCAGGCTCTTGCCACAGTCGACGTGCCATTGCACATCGCCCTTCAACTTTGAGGGAACCGTATCCCATGTTAGTGAATTCCCGATCAGGTAAATTTTGGTTGAGGAATTCTTTGATGCAACATCGGGATTTTTCTCAGCTGCTGAAGTCTCACTGCTCAACAAAGCATGAAAGCATAATGCAGTGAAGCAAAAGGCAGAGAAGCAGGACATTATCAAAGTTAGTTTGTGTTGTTTCATGGCGATCACATTCAAAAAAGTTTCGTAACTGTGATGCTATCTGTTCACCGCATGAATATCGAGTCGCCTAAGCCATCAGGCAACACCGTTGCTCCTTTCGCTCCCGGGGAGGGAGCAGGGCCAATCGCTGTGTGTTCAACATTCCCCATCAGCCCACTGGACTCAAGGTTTGCGTGCTCTACAATTGCGCGGATGTGATTTGCGAACGTGAACAACGTGAAAACTAACTGAACGAGTAGTAATCGTGCCTGATGAATCGAAGCCACCGTCGACCGACCATGTTCGGTTGGATCATTTTTTGAAACTCTGCGGTGCTGCTGATACCGGTGGTCAGGCGAAAATGATGATTCAGGCCGGCGATGTGTTCGTCAACGGCGAAGTCGAAACACGTCGACGCAAGAAACTCATTATGGGGGATGTCGTGTTTGTTGGCGATGACGAATTTGTCATCGAATCGCTGGATGATTGACCGGCCAGAATCCTCAAACGAAAAATCGAATCGCAATCCAATTGTGATGGAGCTGCTGAGGGGTTCGTCGAGCTGAGTGAGAATGGGTTAAACGTCCTCGCGAGTTTCGTGAGCCTTTGCCTTCGTAACGTCATGCAGCATGCCGATTCCCCGGGCGAGAGAATTCAAACCAAACTTGTCCTGAATCTGGTCTGCGACAGAATCGAGCCGCTTTTGCTTGGAGGAGTCTTCATCGGCAAAGAGTGACTTCTGAACTTTCCCCGGTTGTTCGAAGTGGCTCGTCCCCACTCCAATGAGCCGGACTCCGTTATGTTGTTCGGGAATTGCTGCTGCAATCATTCTCGAAATATGCGACCACAAAATTGCTGTCACGTTGGTCACATTTTCTAACGTGTAAGACCGTGTGATCGTTTTAAAGTTCGCAAAACGGACTTTCAGGTGAACTGTCCGTGCTTGCAATTTGTGACGACGTAGACGCCGCGCAACTTGCTCAGTCAACTCCATCGCCCAAGCGTTTAAGGACTCTTGGTCAAAGATGTCGACCTCGAATGTTCGTTCGTGAGAGATGGATTTCGCTTCGCGATCAGGGACGACTTTACGAGTATCGATGCCTCGGGCGAGGTTGTAGAAATGCTCTCCCTGCGAACCGAATTGAGACTGAAGCACTCGCAGGTCGAGCTCTCGCAAATTGCGGATCGTCCGTATCCCCATCTTTTCGAACTGTGTCCCTGTCACTTTGCCAACGCCCCAAATTCGCCCGACAGGAAGGGGATCGAGAAACTCCTGGATTCGTTCGCCATCGACAACGACCAAAGCATCCGGCTTCTCCAGATCACTGGCAATCTTGGCGAGAAACTTATTCGGAGCAACTCCCACCGACGCGACGAGTTGCGTTTCTCTGAAGATCTCTGCTTTGATTTTTTGAGCGATCTCGGGGCCGTTTCCAAAAAGGTTGCGACAGCCAGTCACATCCAAAAACGCCTCATCGAGAGAAAGCGGCTCGACCAATGGAGTGTAATGGAAGAAGATCTCGCGAATTTTTCGAGAAACCTGCGCGTAGAGATCAATTCTAGGAGGGATGGAAATGAGTTCCGGGCAACGTCGAAAAGCCTCACGGGCTGGCATCGCACTGTGGATGCCGTACTTTCTGGCCTCGTAATTCGCTGCCGCCACGACACCACGGCTATCTTGGGTTCCACCAACAATAAGTGGTTTTCCTTGAAGCTCAGGTCGATTCCGTTCTTCAACAGAAGCGTAGAACGCATCCATATCGACATGCAGAATCATGGGACCAATTCCTGGATCGAGTTTTTCTTCCGTGGGCGACTCACTCAATTATAAGAAGTATACGCCTGATCACAGTCTTTGCAAAATAGGTATTGAGAAACCCCTTTAAAACGGACTATAACTTGTATTCCTCGATCTGTCTTGGGGCGAAAATTATTGAAGTGCAAAGGATTGCAATGAGCCGGACTGTTCGTGACTTGGTGATCATTCTCACGGTCACTAGTTGTTGTTTCTTTTTGAACCTTGGCGGTACACATCTGTGGGACCGTGATGAACCTCGCAATGCCGGCTGCGCAGCTGAAATGCTCGCTGCCAGCGACTGGATTGTTCCGACCTTCAATGCCGAACTTCGTGAACATAAGCCAGCGCTCACGTACTGGTTTATGATGCTCTCCTACATGGTCTTTGGCGTGACTGAGTTCGGTGCCCGGTTTCCGTCAGCGATGTTTGGAGTTGGGACAACACTGCTGACATATTTCATGGGGCGAAGACTCTTTCGTCCCTCTGTCGGACTTTGGGCAGCCATTGCGATATCGACAACGATGATGTTCGGGGTCGCATCACGCGCATCGACTCCTGATGCTCCGCTGATCTTCTTCTCAACGCTTGCTCTGGCGATCTATGTTTGGGGAACAACGACTCCTGGCAGAACCAGTGAACAAACCGGGAAATTCGTTTCACTGTTTCCTGAGAAGTGGGGAGTCGCTGCGCTTCTGTATTCGATCATGGGACTCGCGGTGCTCGCGAAAGGTCCGATTGGCCTGGTTCTCCCCACAGCCGTCATCGGCATGTTTCTCTTGATAAAACGTCTTCCGGTGCGCGAGCAGGAAACAATCGCTCCGGCAACATGGTGGTCGCGAATCACCATGATGGTCCGACCTTTTGCGCCGATTCATTTTCTGAAAACATGCTGGTCGATGCGCCCCATTACTGCGATCGCCGCTGTTCTGGTCATCGCATTACCCTGGTATATTCTCGTTCACCTCAAAACAGATGGAGAATGGACCTACGGCTTTTTTGTGAAACATAATGTTGGACGTGCAATGAACGCGATGGATGGGCATCGCGGCAACTTCCTGTTTTACCCACTCGCCTTAATCGCAGGCTTCTTTCCCTGGTCGATCTTTTGGATTCCGACACTCTTAGACGGCATCAAACAGCTGAAGGGGAATTCAAAGTGGAGTGATGGGTACCTGTTCGCCTTTTGCTGGGTTGGTGTTTACCTGGCCCTGTTTTCGCTCGCGAAAACCAAGCTGCCAAGTTACATCACCCCTTGCTATCCGGGAGTCGCACTCGCGGTCGGGCTCTTTGTTGATCGCTGGGTGAGCGGGGAATTCGAACTCGCGAAAATTTGGCCGAGATTGGCGTTTGGCTCACTCATCGTCGTCGGGTTAGGAGTGCTGGTTGTCATTCCAATTCTGGCAAATATCTACGTTCCCGATGAAGTCATCCTTGGTCTCTTGGGCTTCATTCCACTCGTTGGTGGGATCGTTGCGTTGTTGGCAGCTGAGAAAAAACAGATCCGTCGAGCCGTTTACACAACAGCTATGACCGCTTTCTTGATGTCTCCAGCGATCTTTGCATTCGCAGCTGACGAGATCGACGAACATCGACAGGTCGACGCTCTTGTCGAGATGATGTATCAGGGAAAGGGTGTCAACGAAATCGATTTGGTGAGTTTTTCCAGTACAGAAGCGAGTTGGGTTTTTTATGCTCGTCAGCCGATTGAAGAATATGTCGATCCACAAGAAGCATCCAAAGTGCTCATGACCAGAGCACTCTCTGGCCCCCCGCGAGTACTTGTCACCACGAGAACACGAATGAGAAAACTCAAGCCGTTCTTGAACAGCAATGATATTTCAATTCAGCAACTCCCTTACTTCATGGAGGAAACTGATATTGTGGTGGTCCGCCCCAAAGCGAAAATCAGACAAGTCTCAGCAAAAGTCAGCGCAGCAAAAGTCGGCCCAGTAAAAGTCGGCACAGCAAGAATCCGTTCAGCAACACCAGGTCCGGTTCAATAGCACAAGCCTGAGACTGGCCTCGTCGTTCTGGTTCTGCATAGAGGCGAGCAGGCAATGAAGTCATAAGGCAGATCTGCACGGGCACGACAGGCATTAAGAAATGCCAGGAGAGAGAGCGTTTTTGATCGTCGGAATCCGAGCCCGTCAATAAAAAAATCCCAGTAGACTTGTTGTGAAGTCTACTGGGAAACGAATTCTTGGATGTCGAAGACCTGTTCGCTACGAGAGCAGCATTTCCAGGTCTTCCGCTGTCAAATCGGTCAAAGGAGTGTTTTCGCCTTCGAGGATGGCATCGGCCAGTTCTCGTTTCTTCTTTTGAAGGTCGAGAATCTTCTCTTCGACGGTGTCTCGACAGATGAGTCGGTACGCAAACACCTGATTTGTCTGTCCAACACGGTGTGCCCGGTCGATCGCTTGCGCTTCGACGGCAGGATTCCACCATGGGTCGAGCAGGAATACATATTCGGCAGCTGTCAGGTTGAGACCCAAACCACCCGCCTTCAGCGAAATCAGGAAGACCTTCGTCTCTTCATCATTCTGGAACTGGTCGACAACCTGTTTCCGTTTTCGTGTTTGTCCATCCAGGTACGCATACTTCACACCTTTCTCGTCGAGATGTTTCTTGACGATGGACAGCATGCTCGTGAACTGCGAGAAGACCAGTGACTTGTGTCCTTCTTCAATGAGTTCTTCAAGCTGCGGGATGAGGGTGTCGAGTTTGGCGTATCCATCATCTTCGCTTCCACGATCAAGCAGAGCAGGGTGGCACGCTGCCTGACGAAGTCGAAGCAGTGCTTCGAGAACGTGCATACGGGTTTTGCCCATCCCCTGTTCCTTGACGAGCCCAAGCAGCGAGTCTCGGTAGTGGTCGCGAAGTTCGGAGTACAGTTCCTGCTGCCGTTTTCCCATGCTGCAGTAAATTGTTTCTTCGAATTTTTCCGGCAAGTCCTTCGCAACTTCGCCTTTTGTACGACGCAGGACGAACGGCCGAACACCTGCGGAAATCAGCTGACGTGACTTTGCATTGGCAGCATCGGTCGCATGTGTTTTGAAAATGGAACTTCGCCCAAGCATTCCGGGGTTTAGGAACTCGAAGATTGACCACAAGTCACCCAGATGGTTCTCAATAGGAGTTCCCGAAAGGGCGACGCGATGGTTGGCCTTCAATAAGCGCGATGCTTTTGCTGCTTGAGACGATGCATTCTTAATTGTCTGTGCTTCGTCGAGCACAACGTAGTCAAACTGCTGCTCTTTGACTTCGATGATATCGCGACGCAAGGTTCCATAAGTCGTCAGCACGATATCTGTGTTCGGGATATCCGCAAACCGGCTCGAACGTTCGGGGCCGGTGTACTCCAGAAACGTTAAGTCGGTCGCAAACTTTTGGATTTCCTGCACCCAGTTGAACATCAACGATTTCGGAACAACAACCAGCGACGGAAGTTTTTTCGTGCGCGATGCGGCTCGTTCCTGGAACAGTGCCAGCATCTGGACTGTTTTTCCCAATCCCATGTCGTCCGCCAGACAACCGCCAAAGTGGTAGTCTTGCAGGAAGTGCAGCCATCCCAGGCCTTCACGTTGATACGGACGAAGCTCTCCACCGAAGTTCTCGGGTTCTGCACGTTCCTCGACACCATCGAAGGCGGCCAGCTTCGCTTTGAGCTCGAGATATTTTTCGTCAAAGTCAACGAATTCCTGTGCAGACAACAGGGCGTCAACGATTCCAATTTGGGTTGTTGAGAACTTCAAGCCCTCTTCGTCAATCGTTCCCAGACCTGCCAGAATTCCGTACTGCTGCAACCATTCTTCCGGAAGAATTCCAAGCGATCCATCGTCCAGACGGATCGTTTGATCTCCTCGTGTTAATGCTGCGAGAAGCTCCGGGAAGTTGGCTTTCCGACCTTCAAAGTCGACATCTGCCGTCAGCTCGAACCAATCAATTCCCGAGCGAACATTGAACTTGACTGATGCTGGTTGGCGAACCTCTTTTCCATCGGCTTGGACTTGCCAACCATCGGAGACCAGTTCACGAACCGAGCGTCCCAGTTCGCTGACCGGGATGTCGACGTCGTGTGCGCTCTGGCGGTGGTCCACCAGTCGGCGGAAGCCAAGCTCGTTCAGTTTAGACCAATACTCGAATTCCAACTCCTGATTTCTCAGCAGGCAGCGGCCTTCTTCTCTTTGGACAATGGCCCATTGTACGTTCGACGCAGCCACACTTGTTCCGAGATATTCGAATTCGATTTTTCCTTGAATTCGCTCGTGTCGCCAACCCCGTTTGCGAGGCGATCGAAAGACGAGTCTGGGGATCGGGTCAGGACGAACTTCTTCAAGCTGTAGTGACTCTGGAAGATCCAACTGAGGGAGAACCGGCATGTCGAGTAACCAGTCGACAAGATCCTGCTCTTCACCATCTTTCGCACTGAGTTGCTGCTCGCCCAGCAGCATTGGGACCCAGTCGAAAGCTCCGAAATCTTCTAGCTGAAAGATTGCCTCGTTAGTCGCGACGAGTCCCCCCGGGAGAACCAGTTCGCACTCGGACAATTGCATTTTCTCTTCGCCACGACGGACTTCTCCGATGAGTTGCCACGTCCCTTCTTCGTCATCCTGCCCAAGGACGAGACAAAGCTTCCACGCTTCTTCGTCATCCCAAACCAGTGGAGTCCAGTCTTTCTCCGGGCTATTCAGGTAACGCAGGCGTGCCGACTTTGACATCAACGGGAGAATCAAACTACAGAGTTCATAAGGAACGCGGTAGCGAAAGATTGACGTTTGGAATTCCGCCTGCTGCGCCATCCATCCAGTTCGCTCTGGAGTTCCGCCTGCCAGAAAAGCGAGAATACGTCGGTCGTCGGCGTGTTCAATTTCTTCGAGACGGTTCGGCCTCAGCTTAAGTGGTTTCAGTTTTCCCCATTGGCCATTACTTCGCCGTTGTCGCTGTGAAGTTTGAATGACAAGCTGCTGAGCTTTTTGGCTTTCAACAATATCGATTTCAAAGAAAATTTCGCGCTCACGCGATTCTGCCGTTGAGCCCGACTGAGAAGACCCAGGCATCTCGGAGCGGAGAGACTGGAGTTTCACTTCCCAGTCGCGCAGCTGCCTTTTGGAGGGTTTTGCAGGTGTTGACGTCGTCGCTGCCGTCGACGAAGAGGACGGTGAAGATTTAAACAACTCGAGAGAGTCGAATTCATCTTCGATCTCTTCAATCAAGTGCGATGGGGTATAGGTGGTGTCCGCTGCGAATGGCGGAATGTTGCCAGCCCGAGGAACTCCGGTCAGGTACTCACCCTCGTCGACGGAAAGAATCGTAGCCCACAAATGTTTACAGGCCGGTTCTTTTGCTTGTGCATCACCGACGCACGAGCAAAACATCCGCAGCTCACCTTCCTGGCGGCTCAGGTGTGTTTGATATTCGACTCCATCACGGACAATGCCATGCAGATCATCCGGTGAGACGCGTGCAATCGAGACTCGTTCTGCCTGAATATAGGCTTGTCCACGAAAGCGGATGTCTCCACGGAAACGACTTTCAAGAAGCTGTGCCAACGACACAAACGCCTCCTTGCCTTGGTATTTTAAGGTCGAGCGAACATGCAGACCACGATCTGCAAACCTCGACGAAAATGAAAAATCAGAAAGGAACGCCCAAAATTTGGAGCGCATCCTACAAGCCTAATCGAATCGCACGACCCATTGCCAGAGAGCACTCAAGGGAATTTCATGATTCCCAAGAGTTCGCAAAGATGCGAACTTCAAAATCGGAGTTCGCT from Thalassoglobus polymorphus includes the following:
- a CDS encoding DEAD/DEAH box helicase, yielding MSLAQLLESRFRGDIRFRGQAYIQAERVSIARVSPDDLHGIVRDGVEYQTHLSRQEGELRMFCSCVGDAQAKEPACKHLWATILSVDEGEYLTGVPRAGNIPPFAADTTYTPSHLIEEIEDEFDSLELFKSSPSSSSTAATTSTPAKPSKRQLRDWEVKLQSLRSEMPGSSQSGSTAESREREIFFEIDIVESQKAQQLVIQTSQRQRRSNGQWGKLKPLKLRPNRLEEIEHADDRRILAFLAGGTPERTGWMAQQAEFQTSIFRYRVPYELCSLILPLMSKSARLRYLNSPEKDWTPLVWDDEEAWKLCLVLGQDDEEGTWQLIGEVRRGEEKMQLSECELVLPGGLVATNEAIFQLEDFGAFDWVPMLLGEQQLSAKDGEEQDLVDWLLDMPVLPQLDLPESLQLEEVRPDPIPRLVFRSPRKRGWRHERIQGKIEFEYLGTSVAASNVQWAIVQREEGRCLLRNQELEFEYWSKLNELGFRRLVDHRQSAHDVDIPVSELGRSVRELVSDGWQVQADGKEVRQPASVKFNVRSGIDWFELTADVDFEGRKANFPELLAALTRGDQTIRLDDGSLGILPEEWLQQYGILAGLGTIDEEGLKFSTTQIGIVDALLSAQEFVDFDEKYLELKAKLAAFDGVEERAEPENFGGELRPYQREGLGWLHFLQDYHFGGCLADDMGLGKTVQMLALFQERAASRTKKLPSLVVVPKSLMFNWVQEIQKFATDLTFLEYTGPERSSRFADIPNTDIVLTTYGTLRRDIIEVKEQQFDYVVLDEAQTIKNASSQAAKASRLLKANHRVALSGTPIENHLGDLWSIFEFLNPGMLGRSSIFKTHATDAANAKSRQLISAGVRPFVLRRTKGEVAKDLPEKFEETIYCSMGKRQQELYSELRDHYRDSLLGLVKEQGMGKTRMHVLEALLRLRQAACHPALLDRGSEDDGYAKLDTLIPQLEELIEEGHKSLVFSQFTSMLSIVKKHLDEKGVKYAYLDGQTRKRKQVVDQFQNDEETKVFLISLKAGGLGLNLTAAEYVFLLDPWWNPAVEAQAIDRAHRVGQTNQVFAYRLICRDTVEEKILDLQKKKRELADAILEGENTPLTDLTAEDLEMLLS
- a CDS encoding ArnT family glycosyltransferase, producing the protein MSRTVRDLVIILTVTSCCFFLNLGGTHLWDRDEPRNAGCAAEMLAASDWIVPTFNAELREHKPALTYWFMMLSYMVFGVTEFGARFPSAMFGVGTTLLTYFMGRRLFRPSVGLWAAIAISTTMMFGVASRASTPDAPLIFFSTLALAIYVWGTTTPGRTSEQTGKFVSLFPEKWGVAALLYSIMGLAVLAKGPIGLVLPTAVIGMFLLIKRLPVREQETIAPATWWSRITMMVRPFAPIHFLKTCWSMRPITAIAAVLVIALPWYILVHLKTDGEWTYGFFVKHNVGRAMNAMDGHRGNFLFYPLALIAGFFPWSIFWIPTLLDGIKQLKGNSKWSDGYLFAFCWVGVYLALFSLAKTKLPSYITPCYPGVALAVGLFVDRWVSGEFELAKIWPRLAFGSLIVVGLGVLVVIPILANIYVPDEVILGLLGFIPLVGGIVALLAAEKKQIRRAVYTTAMTAFLMSPAIFAFAADEIDEHRQVDALVEMMYQGKGVNEIDLVSFSSTEASWVFYARQPIEEYVDPQEASKVLMTRALSGPPRVLVTTRTRMRKLKPFLNSNDISIQQLPYFMEETDIVVVRPKAKIRQVSAKVSAAKVGPVKVGTARIRSATPGPVQ
- the dinB gene encoding DNA polymerase IV, which encodes MILHVDMDAFYASVEERNRPELQGKPLIVGGTQDSRGVVAAANYEARKYGIHSAMPAREAFRRCPELISIPPRIDLYAQVSRKIREIFFHYTPLVEPLSLDEAFLDVTGCRNLFGNGPEIAQKIKAEIFRETQLVASVGVAPNKFLAKIASDLEKPDALVVVDGERIQEFLDPLPVGRIWGVGKVTGTQFEKMGIRTIRNLRELDLRVLQSQFGSQGEHFYNLARGIDTRKVVPDREAKSISHERTFEVDIFDQESLNAWAMELTEQVARRLRRHKLQARTVHLKVRFANFKTITRSYTLENVTNVTAILWSHISRMIAAAIPEQHNGVRLIGVGTSHFEQPGKVQKSLFADEDSSKQKRLDSVADQIQDKFGLNSLARGIGMLHDVTKAKAHETREDV
- a CDS encoding class I SAM-dependent methyltransferase encodes the protein MTDSLNDVRKSWDSKADDWQKQVGDQGDWNRRLNSDPVLFELLGRVRNRDILDAGCGTGYLSNRLTEMGADVIGVDLSPEMIRTARHHYPDLDFRVDDCQSLSTIEDGDMDLVVSNYVLMDTPNLSEAVQAMYRALRPAGIAVVVVSHPCFPQGVADVHPDGTVSYHWKHSYYEQSQQKDPPWKHFKSDFIWFHRPVEDYWKAFRTAGFRVEELREPRITPDQYHLAPNRQVLETYQERPLSIVFKLMKPSR
- a CDS encoding RNA-binding S4 domain-containing protein, translated to MPDESKPPSTDHVRLDHFLKLCGAADTGGQAKMMIQAGDVFVNGEVETRRRKKLIMGDVVFVGDDEFVIESLDD
- the csrA gene encoding carbon storage regulator CsrA, translating into MLVLSRKKNESIVIDENIVITVVEIRGDKVRLGIQAPREVPIHRQEIFESLIKRGHLEEMDQPREQTQQKSPDNDVDAPIENESTT